In the Streptomyces sp. NBC_00525 genome, one interval contains:
- the rplJ gene encoding 50S ribosomal protein L10, whose amino-acid sequence MATPDKAAAVAELADQFRSSNAAVLTEYRGLTVAQLKQLRRSLGENAQYAVVKNTLTKIAANEAGINTLDDLFAGPTAVAFVTGDPVESAKGLRDFAKENPNLIIKGGVLDGKALSADEIKQLADLESREVLLAKLAGAMKGKQTQAAQLFQALPSKFVRTAEALRVKLEEQGGAGTPAPAEAAE is encoded by the coding sequence ATGGCGACGCCCGACAAGGCTGCTGCGGTAGCCGAGCTCGCGGACCAGTTCCGCAGCTCGAACGCCGCCGTGCTGACCGAGTACCGGGGTCTCACCGTGGCTCAGCTCAAGCAGCTGCGCCGTTCGCTCGGTGAGAACGCCCAGTACGCCGTGGTGAAGAACACGCTGACCAAGATCGCGGCCAACGAGGCCGGGATCAACACGCTGGACGACCTGTTCGCGGGTCCGACGGCGGTTGCCTTCGTCACCGGTGACCCGGTGGAGTCGGCGAAGGGTCTTCGTGACTTCGCCAAGGAAAACCCGAACCTCATCATCAAGGGCGGTGTCCTTGACGGCAAGGCGCTGTCCGCCGATGAGATCAAGCAGCTCGCGGACCTCGAGTCCCGCGAGGTTCTGCTCGCCAAGCTGGCCGGTGCCATGAAGGGCAAGCAGACTCAGGCTGCGCAGCTCTTCCAGGCGCTGCCGTCGAAGTTCGTCCGCACCGCGGAAGCGCTTCGCGTCAAGCTGGAGGAGCAGGGCGGTGCCGGTACGCCGGCTCCCGCCGAGGCCGCCGAGTAA
- the rplA gene encoding 50S ribosomal protein L1, whose translation MKRSKNLRAADAKIDRERLYAPLEAVRLAKETATTKFDGTVEVAFRLGVDPRKADQMVRGTVNLPHGTGKTARVLVFATGDRAAAAEAAGADIVGSDELIDEVAKGRLDFDAVVATPDLMGKVGRLGRVLGPRGLMPNPKTGTVTPDVAKAVTDIKGGKIEFRVDKHSNLHFIIGKVSFDDTKLVENYAAALEEVLRLKPSAAKGRYVKKAALATTMGPGIPLDPNRTRNLLVEEDPAAV comes from the coding sequence GTGAAGCGCAGCAAGAACCTCCGCGCTGCGGACGCCAAGATCGACCGGGAGCGCCTGTACGCCCCGCTCGAGGCCGTCCGCCTCGCCAAGGAGACCGCCACCACGAAGTTCGACGGCACCGTCGAGGTCGCCTTCCGCCTGGGTGTCGACCCGCGCAAGGCCGACCAGATGGTCCGCGGCACCGTGAACCTCCCGCACGGCACCGGCAAGACCGCCCGGGTCCTGGTCTTCGCGACCGGTGACCGTGCTGCGGCCGCGGAAGCCGCCGGAGCCGACATCGTCGGCTCCGACGAGCTGATCGACGAGGTGGCGAAGGGCCGTCTGGACTTCGACGCCGTCGTCGCGACCCCGGACCTCATGGGCAAGGTCGGCCGCCTCGGCCGCGTGCTCGGTCCGCGTGGTCTGATGCCGAACCCGAAGACCGGCACCGTCACCCCCGATGTCGCCAAGGCTGTCACCGACATCAAGGGCGGCAAGATCGAGTTCCGCGTCGACAAGCACTCGAACCTGCACTTCATCATCGGCAAGGTCTCCTTCGACGACACCAAGCTGGTCGAGAACTACGCGGCCGCGCTGGAGGAGGTCCTCCGCCTGAAGCCGTCCGCCGCGAAGGGCCGCTACGTCAAGAAGGCCGCCCTGGCCACCACCATGGGCCCCGGCATCCCGCTGGACCCGAACCGCACCCGTAACCTCCTCGTCGAGGAGGACCCGGCCGCCGTCTGA